In the genome of Dioscorea cayenensis subsp. rotundata cultivar TDr96_F1 chromosome 1, TDr96_F1_v2_PseudoChromosome.rev07_lg8_w22 25.fasta, whole genome shotgun sequence, one region contains:
- the LOC120262701 gene encoding uncharacterized protein LOC120262701: MGRMYACVVPIQYLYMMSMLKGEKRTSSLTGHRWVYEILNGSDTRFFEQVRMNKSVFRRLVDELTQMNVEERFQHSGEIVHRQFHRVLKATRKLGNDITRPIDGNFKDVHDYICGDVRYWPYFKDCIGTIDGTHVAVLVPTDSQGSAHDARVLMEALRNPSLQFPQPLEGKYYLVDSRYPTMKGFLGSYKSAKYHIPQYRMSHAFRSPNEVFNYHHSSLRSVIERTFGVCKAKWRILQNMTKYSLKVQFQIIWSCFALHNFIRRMGADDLDVLESIEDINQIQEGECGFEGDDYGSSFLLRRNVTDEGLQAVGSFCSSLGLLALYSFQSLNG, encoded by the exons ATGGGAAGGATGTATGCATGTGTTGTACCTATACAATACCTGTATATGATGTCAATGTTGAAAGGAGAGAAGAGGACATCTTCTTTAACTGGTCATAGGTGGGTTTATGAAATATTGAATGGATCAGATACTCGTTTCTTTGAGCAAGTTCGAATGAATAAATCTGTATTTAGAAGATTAGTGGATGAACTTACTCAAAT GAATGTGGAAGAAAGATTTCAACATTCTGGAGAAATAGTGCATAGGCAGTTCCATCGAGTGCTAAAAGCTACCCGCAAACTTGGAAATGATATTACCAGACCTATAGATGGAAATTTCAAAGATGTGCATGATTACATCTGTGGTGATGTTCGATATTGGCCTTATTTCAAAGATTGCATAGGCACAATAGATGGAACACATGTAGCCGTTCTTGTCCCGACTGATAGTCAG GGATCTGCACATGACGCACGTGTATTAATGGAGGCTTTGAGGAATCCATCTTTGCAATTTCCTCAACCGCTCGAAG GGAAATACTACCTTGTCGATTCTAGGTATCCTACAATGAAAGGATTTTTGGGATCATACAAGAGTGCAAAATATCACATTCCACAATATAGGATGTCTCATGCCTTTAGGTCTCCGAATGAAGTATTCAACTATCATCACTCGAGTTTGAGAAGTGTTATAGAAAGAACATTTGGAGTTTGCAAAGCAAAGTGGAGGATTCTACAAAATATGACCAAGTATTCATTGAAGGTTCAATTCCAAATTATATGGTCATGTTTTGCGCTCCATAATTTTATTCGTAGAATGGGTGCTGATGATTTAGATGTTCTTGAGAGCATTGAAGATATCAACCAAATTCAAGAAGGAGAATGTGGCTTTGAGGGTGATGACTATGGAAGTTCATTT CTACTAAGAAGAAATGTTACTGATGAAGGTCTACAAGCTGTGGGCTCCTTCTGTTCTTCATTGGGACTGCTGGCTTTATACAGCTTCCAGAGCTTGAATGGTTAG
- the LOC120262718 gene encoding L10-interacting MYB domain-containing protein-like — MASKLPPRRVVQGTNVGNVDVIPSENNIKARWDDTNTDQIVLKICVEEIQIGNRPHSHFTKEGLKNILSKFATRTGFSYNHKQLKNRWDCLKKEFDIWAKLVEHQIGLGWDPIKRTVLTSDDWWERKRQENPEYLKWRNEGPKFLDMMEICFKDIVATGYMALVPYVEPSSENEVSNER, encoded by the exons ATGGCCTCAAAACTACCACCTAGAAGAGTTGTACAAGGGACAAATGTGGGTAATGTAGATGTGATACCAAGTGAAAATAATATCAAAGCCAGATGGGATGACACAAACACTGATCAAATAGTACTAAAGATATGTGTTGAGGAGATCCAGATTGGTAATAGACCACACTCACATTTTACAAAGGAaggtttgaaaaatatattatcaaagtTTGCTACTAGAACAGGGTTTAGTTACAACCATAAGCAACTGAAAAATAGGTGGGACTGTCTCAAGAAAGAGTTTGACATATGGGCAAAACTAGTAGAGCACCAAATAGGGCTTGGTTGGGATCCTATTAAAAGGACAGTGTTAACAAGTGATGATTGGTGGGAGAGAAAAAGACAA GAAAACCCAGAATATCTAAAATGGAGAAATGAGGGTCCAAAGTTCTTAGATATGATGGAGATATGCTTTAAGGATATAGTGGCGACGGGCTATATGGCATTGGTACCATATGTAGAACCATCATCAGAAAATGAAGTTTCTAATGAACGATGA